The following nucleotide sequence is from Roseovarius indicus.
CTGGCTGGCAGAACGCGGTATCGATCATGCCTGGCCGATGCACGGTCGCCCGAAGCAAATCGTCGTCGATTCCGCCAAGGAGTTCCAGAGCAGCACCTTCAGCAGAGGATGCGCGGACTATGGCATCGCCATACGCATGCGGAACAAGGGCACCGTGCATCGGGGCGGAGTCGTGGAACGCCTGCTTGGGAAAGTGAACACCGCGCTACGCGCCTTGCCCGGCAAGACGGGGCGTTCCATCGCGGATCGGGGCGACTATGCCTCGGAAGCGCGGGCACGGCTCAGCTTCGCGGATCTTGAACGCTGCATCGCGCTCGCGATCATCGACCACAACCTGAGCCAGAATGCGCGCAGGCTGACCGTTCCGGCGAAAGAGTGGGAAGATCGGTTCCAGCCGAAGGACCGGCCTATCGATGCGCCTGTCGATGTGCTGCTGAATTTCCTGCCACGCAAGACGCGGAAAATTTCACCTCAGGGCATCAGTCTCTTCGCCATCGACTATTTCGAGCCCTGGCTTGGCCCGCTGGTTGCGCGTCGTGACCGGCTGGAGCCGCTCGATCTGTGCTATGATCCTCGCGACATCAGCCATGTCTACGTCAAGGATCCGGATACGCAGGCCTGGCGGCCGGTCAGGCGACGGGACGGACTGGCCGAGCCGATCACGCTTTGGCAGCACCAGGCGGATCGACAGCAGCGGCGTGAAATCCAGCGGCGCCCTGTGCAGGAGGCATCAGCCATCCGACGCGAAATCGCAGCCACTGCTGCCGCCGCCAAAACCCCCAAAAGCCGGTTGAAGGAGATGACCCGCGCCCGGCATGCCACCGAGGCAAAGAAGCCTTATGCCGACTTCGCCGCGCCTTCCGTCCCGACCCAAGAAAAGCTCGATCCGGATCGCCCTCGGCGGGTCTTCCCTGTCGAGGATTGGTAGGGTGCCGGATCACCTCATGCCCGCCATAATCCCGCTCTTGCAGGCCGATGACGCAGTGCGGATCGCCCATGTTCGCGCGCCGCGCTGGATCAGCCATCCGGCCGCCGGCGCGGCGCATGACGCGATGCGACTGCTGCTCGAGCGACCGCCATCGCTGCGCCCACGCGGTTTGCTGCTTGCCGGTCCCTACCACAACGGCAAGACCATGATCGCCGAACGCTTCGCCATCGAACATCTGCGTACCGCCGACCAGCAAAAGGTGTGGGTGATCCAGACCCGGGAAGGTGCAGGCCTGTCGCATTTCTATGCCAGCATCCTGTCCGGATTGCGCGCGCCACAAGCCGCGGGCTGGCGCAGCCTGTCCCGCGCCGGCGATCAGGTCGATCATCTTCTGGAGCGCCTGAAGCCGCGCCTTTTGATCTTCGACGAGTTCCACAGCGCATTGCGCGGGCGGCGCCAGGATGTGAAGGCCATCTTCTCGTTCTTGCGGCGGATCGCACGGGTGCATGACATCTCACCAGTCCTTGTCGGCGAAATCGCGATCTACGATGCGGTGCATGACACCGACGAAATGGGCTCACGTTTCGATACGATCCCCATTCCACGATGGCCGTATGACGAGGAATTCGCGACGCTTCTCGACAGCCTGGAAGCCAGTCTGCCGCTCGCCGACACCTCCGATCTGTCGCGCGAACCCTTGGCGAAGATCATCCATGATCTGTCAGAGGGGCTGATCGGCGAGGTTGTCGAGATCGTCACCCGTGCCGCAGTGGCGGCAATCTCGCGCGGTGAGGGCCGGATCACGGGCGCAACCCTGTGGGACCTCGGCTATGTGCCTCTCTCGAGGCGCCGTAATTCCGCTTTGCGTCACGATATGACATGAGGTTTGGGCCGACCGAGATATCCGTCACATCTGCAGAGCGGTATGAAAGTGTGGCGGGAAGCCGTTGGCCAGTGAGCATTATGCCCGCACCAGGTGAACTTCTGTCGAGTTGGCTGCACCGCCTCGCCTACGCGAACGGCATACCTCCGCACTATTTTGGCACGCTTCTCGGAGCGCCGGGTGAGAACTGGTCGGCGCGGCTTGATCGGGCGTTGCCCGATCGCATCCTGCAGTTTCTGCGAGA
It contains:
- a CDS encoding Mu transposase C-terminal domain-containing protein, producing MTSGEAHASDEAWAKATRTARELDRILDGAAPVREAVMRAASELRLSTRQVYNYLARYREERRVSSLLPRRSGTRQPRINPAVENIIAVTLREMWLRPEQPDLTPIVEEIRTRCAEEGHTPPAYVTVARRIPILFAPEEIARRRLSDGKHLHRLKPRPGYIRANHALDVVQIDHTPADIQFVEVIDDHGVFVGRPYLTIAADVATSAIIGFCLTLERPSRLSVALCLAHAMCCKIDWLAERGIDHAWPMHGRPKQIVVDSAKEFQSSTFSRGCADYGIAIRMRNKGTVHRGGVVERLLGKVNTALRALPGKTGRSIADRGDYASEARARLSFADLERCIALAIIDHNLSQNARRLTVPAKEWEDRFQPKDRPIDAPVDVLLNFLPRKTRKISPQGISLFAIDYFEPWLGPLVARRDRLEPLDLCYDPRDISHVYVKDPDTQAWRPVRRRDGLAEPITLWQHQADRQQRREIQRRPVQEASAIRREIAATAAAAKTPKSRLKEMTRARHATEAKKPYADFAAPSVPTQEKLDPDRPRRVFPVEDW
- a CDS encoding TniB family NTP-binding protein → MPAIIPLLQADDAVRIAHVRAPRWISHPAAGAAHDAMRLLLERPPSLRPRGLLLAGPYHNGKTMIAERFAIEHLRTADQQKVWVIQTREGAGLSHFYASILSGLRAPQAAGWRSLSRAGDQVDHLLERLKPRLLIFDEFHSALRGRRQDVKAIFSFLRRIARVHDISPVLVGEIAIYDAVHDTDEMGSRFDTIPIPRWPYDEEFATLLDSLEASLPLADTSDLSREPLAKIIHDLSEGLIGEVVEIVTRAAVAAISRGEGRITGATLWDLGYVPLSRRRNSALRHDMT